From one Nocardioides yefusunii genomic stretch:
- a CDS encoding YlbL family protein, whose protein sequence is MSQRTLAGVLAVPLVLALWLAALLVPLPYVTYSPGLTVDVLAADDGEPRIEVEGAKTHTDDGTLLLTTVYVTRPERRVNFFGVMEAWFDRDRAVYPYEAVYAPDETRESAEAEAAYEMASSQDTAAAVALRSLGYDVPEVVTVADVAQDMPAAGRLQQGDVIVSVDGTQVDDPTTVGELVDAATPGEPVTFVVERDDVEKKVAVVPATVDGKNRVGVTMGQDFDLPVDVTLNVNPAIGGPSAGLVFALGITDTLTDGSLTGGGTVAGTGTIAGDGAVGPIGGIAQKIAASREQGAGIFLVPAANCAEALGAPAGDMRLVRVESFDDALASVRSWGENHDATLPTCERN, encoded by the coding sequence ATGAGTCAGCGGACCCTGGCGGGCGTGCTCGCCGTTCCCCTCGTGCTGGCCCTGTGGCTGGCCGCGCTTCTCGTCCCCCTCCCGTACGTCACCTACTCACCGGGGTTGACGGTCGACGTGCTGGCAGCCGACGACGGTGAGCCGCGGATCGAGGTCGAGGGCGCGAAGACCCACACCGACGACGGAACGCTGCTGCTGACCACCGTCTACGTCACCCGGCCCGAGCGTCGGGTCAACTTCTTCGGCGTGATGGAGGCGTGGTTCGACCGCGACCGTGCGGTCTACCCCTACGAGGCCGTCTACGCCCCTGACGAGACGCGCGAGTCGGCCGAGGCCGAGGCCGCCTACGAGATGGCGTCGTCGCAGGACACCGCCGCCGCCGTGGCGTTGCGTTCCCTGGGTTACGACGTCCCCGAGGTCGTCACCGTCGCCGACGTCGCCCAGGACATGCCTGCCGCAGGACGTCTGCAGCAGGGCGACGTGATCGTCTCCGTCGACGGCACGCAGGTCGACGACCCGACCACGGTCGGCGAGCTCGTGGACGCGGCCACCCCCGGTGAGCCGGTCACCTTCGTCGTCGAGCGTGATGACGTCGAGAAGAAGGTCGCGGTGGTCCCCGCCACCGTGGACGGCAAGAACCGCGTCGGCGTGACCATGGGCCAGGACTTCGACCTGCCCGTCGACGTGACCCTGAACGTCAACCCCGCCATCGGCGGGCCCAGTGCCGGGCTGGTCTTCGCGCTCGGCATCACCGACACCCTGACCGACGGCTCCCTCACCGGGGGAGGCACGGTCGCCGGTACCGGCACCATCGCCGGCGACGGCGCGGTCGGTCCGATCGGCGGCATCGCCCAGAAGATCGCTGCCTCGCGTGAGCAGGGCGCCGGCATCTTCCTGGTCCCTGCCGCCAACTGCGCCGAAGCCCTCGGGGCTCCGGCCGGAGACATGCGACTCGTGAGGGTCGAGAGCTTCGACGACGCACTTGCGTCCGTCCGGTCGTGGGGCGAGAACCACGACGCAACCCTTCCCACCTGTGAGAGGAACTGA
- a CDS encoding TSUP family transporter, translated as MTGLLLGLALLGILLGAVAQAATGMGFSLVAAPMLVVLLGPREGVAATLVLGALSSVLPLVRDGRHAQPRTVAGMLVPTLLCTPLVAWAVSDLDVRWMALASGVGIVAAVTLLACGLRSPRLGTPTAAAAAGVASAGLSVVGGVGGAAIGIYAANAGWSPRVARANLHWYFLVQNSATAVLLGAHLPSPAQVATLCTGTAVGMVVATRVADPVIRGGVLALSMAGGLGLIGAAW; from the coding sequence GTGACGGGGCTGCTCCTGGGTCTCGCACTGCTGGGCATCCTGCTCGGCGCGGTCGCCCAGGCGGCCACCGGCATGGGCTTCTCGCTGGTGGCGGCCCCGATGCTGGTGGTGCTGCTGGGCCCGCGTGAAGGCGTGGCCGCAACCCTCGTCCTCGGGGCCCTCAGTTCGGTGCTCCCGCTGGTCCGCGACGGGCGCCACGCCCAGCCCCGGACCGTCGCAGGGATGCTCGTCCCGACGCTGCTGTGCACTCCGCTGGTGGCCTGGGCGGTCAGCGACCTCGACGTCCGGTGGATGGCGCTGGCCAGTGGCGTCGGGATCGTGGCGGCGGTGACCCTGCTGGCCTGCGGTCTCCGCTCCCCGCGTCTCGGCACCCCCACGGCGGCCGCCGCGGCGGGCGTCGCGAGTGCCGGACTGAGCGTCGTCGGCGGTGTGGGTGGTGCCGCGATCGGCATCTACGCCGCCAACGCCGGATGGTCGCCGCGCGTGGCTCGGGCCAACCTGCACTGGTACTTCCTCGTGCAGAACTCCGCGACGGCGGTGCTGCTCGGCGCGCACCTGCCCTCACCGGCACAGGTCGCGACGCTGTGCACAGGCACCGCGGTGGGCATGGTCGTCGCCACCCGGGTCGCCGATCCCGTGATCCGGGGCGGCGTCCTCGCGCTGTCGATGGCGGGTGGCCTCGGACTGATCGGCGCCGCCTGGTGA
- a CDS encoding LysR family transcriptional regulator has product MLGSHVPDLRSLELLLAVMRHGSLGMAAAELGITQQAASSRMRTMEGLVGETLLARSRHGSRLTETGRRLADLALPVVEAARVLDAGIRGLNRERNAHLDVAASLTIAEHMLPGWMVALRSRHLALGRSAPELTMTAANSARVVDLVRSGAVDLGFIEGPEAPADLGSRKVGVDELVVVVGPHHPWARLRSRSVTAAQLAMTPLVVREAGSGTRTVLERALDGLETVPPAIELSTTASVRSAVAAGAGPAALGAQAVSDDIAQGRLLQIEVSDVDLTRVLHAVWAGGEQPPEGPARDLVALAAAWRSTVVG; this is encoded by the coding sequence ATGCTTGGCAGCCATGTCCCGGACCTGCGTTCTCTCGAACTGCTGCTTGCCGTCATGAGACATGGATCACTGGGAATGGCGGCTGCAGAGCTCGGCATCACCCAGCAGGCGGCCTCGTCGCGGATGCGCACGATGGAGGGGCTCGTGGGTGAGACCTTGCTGGCGCGCTCGCGCCACGGCTCGCGCCTCACCGAGACCGGACGACGTCTCGCCGACCTCGCGCTCCCGGTGGTCGAGGCTGCCCGGGTGCTCGACGCCGGCATCCGTGGCCTGAATCGCGAACGCAACGCCCACCTCGACGTCGCCGCCAGCCTCACCATCGCCGAGCACATGTTGCCCGGCTGGATGGTCGCCCTACGCTCACGCCACCTCGCGCTGGGGCGCTCGGCCCCTGAACTGACGATGACGGCCGCGAACTCCGCACGCGTCGTCGACCTGGTGCGCTCCGGTGCGGTCGACCTCGGTTTCATCGAGGGGCCGGAGGCGCCTGCCGACCTGGGCAGTCGCAAGGTGGGAGTCGACGAGCTCGTCGTCGTGGTGGGGCCCCATCATCCGTGGGCGCGGCTGCGTTCCCGCTCGGTGACCGCTGCCCAGCTCGCGATGACGCCGCTGGTGGTGCGCGAGGCCGGGTCGGGCACCCGCACCGTCCTGGAGCGTGCACTCGACGGGCTGGAGACGGTCCCGCCGGCGATCGAACTCTCCACCACTGCCTCGGTCCGCTCGGCGGTCGCTGCCGGAGCCGGCCCCGCGGCACTCGGCGCGCAGGCGGTGAGTGACGACATCGCCCAGGGCCGCCTGCTGCAGATCGAGGTTTCCGACGTCGACCTCACCCGGGTCCTGCACGCAGTGTGGGCCGGTGGTGAGCAGCCACCCGAGGGCCCCGCGCGCGACCTCGTCGCGTTGGCTGCGGCGTGGCGTTCGACCGTCGTCGGCTGA
- a CDS encoding SDR family oxidoreductase, which produces MTHVDDTAFPAQQQELPGLTTAMTPTPDHGESSYVGHGRLAGKRALITGGDSGIGRAVAIAYAREGADVAFTHLPVEAEDAAETARWVREAGVRCVAIEADFTSSAVCDDVVARTVETFGGLDVLVNNAGYQEARVFGLEAMDDARIERTVTTNLSALMWMTRAALPHLEAGDSVVNNSSIQAFTPSTTLLDYAATKAAVNNFTVNLAADLGPRGIRVNAVVPGPVWTPLQPASQPASKIEQFGRNVPFGRAAQPAELAGAFVFLADPVAASYVSGTVLGVTGGKPVF; this is translated from the coding sequence ATGACGCACGTGGACGACACCGCGTTCCCGGCCCAGCAGCAGGAACTGCCCGGCCTCACCACCGCCATGACCCCCACCCCCGACCACGGCGAGAGCTCCTACGTCGGGCACGGACGCCTGGCCGGCAAGCGTGCGCTGATCACCGGCGGGGACTCCGGAATCGGACGCGCGGTCGCGATCGCCTACGCCCGTGAGGGCGCTGACGTCGCGTTCACCCACCTGCCGGTGGAGGCCGAGGACGCCGCCGAGACCGCGCGCTGGGTCCGTGAGGCAGGCGTGCGCTGCGTGGCGATCGAGGCCGACTTCACCTCCTCCGCCGTCTGCGACGACGTCGTGGCGCGCACCGTCGAGACGTTCGGCGGCCTGGACGTCCTGGTCAACAACGCCGGCTACCAGGAGGCCCGGGTCTTCGGGCTGGAGGCGATGGACGACGCCCGGATCGAGCGCACCGTCACCACCAACCTGTCGGCGCTGATGTGGATGACCCGCGCCGCGCTCCCCCACTTGGAGGCCGGCGACAGCGTCGTCAACAACTCCTCCATCCAGGCGTTCACGCCGTCGACGACGTTGCTCGACTACGCCGCGACCAAGGCTGCGGTCAACAACTTCACCGTCAACCTCGCGGCCGACCTGGGCCCCCGCGGGATCCGGGTCAACGCCGTCGTCCCCGGCCCGGTGTGGACTCCCCTGCAGCCGGCCTCGCAGCCGGCGTCGAAGATCGAGCAGTTCGGTCGCAACGTGCCGTTCGGGCGGGCAGCCCAGCCGGCCGAGCTGGCCGGGGCGTTCGTGTTCCTGGCCGACCCGGTGGCTGCGAGCTACGTCTCGGGCACCGTCCTGGGCGTGACGGGCGGCAAGCCGGTCTTCTGA
- a CDS encoding FAD-dependent oxidoreductase yields the protein MTLRVAVVGAGPAGIYAADILTKSDVDVSVDLFERLPAPFGLVRYGVAPDHPRIKEIIKALQRVMAKPEVRFVGNVDFGTDVKLEDLAEFYDAVIFSTGAMADRDMRIPGEDLKRSYGAADFVSWYDSHPDVPQTWDFGDGTHTAVIGVGNVALDVARVLAKTGDEMLVTDIPAQVHAGLKAKKITDVHVFARRGPAYAKFSPMELRELNHSPNVEVIVHPEGFEVDDHSMEHIAKHKTHKLVLDILANWVGRDIEGKDHRIHLHFMEAPSEILGENGEVVGIRTERTELVGDGSVRGTGEFTDWPVQSVYRAVGYASSPLPGLPFDEKNFVIPNDGGRVIGIDGEFVPNTFVTGWVKRGPVGLIGHTKSDAAETVGHVLETTTETATARSTEDVDAFLRERGVDFITLTDWEKIDAAEIALGEAQDRLRVKLPTREDMIGAARA from the coding sequence ATGACTCTCCGCGTTGCTGTGGTCGGTGCCGGTCCTGCCGGAATCTACGCCGCCGACATCCTGACCAAGTCCGACGTCGACGTCTCCGTCGACCTCTTCGAGCGCCTCCCCGCACCGTTCGGCCTCGTCCGCTACGGCGTCGCCCCGGACCACCCGCGGATCAAGGAGATCATCAAGGCTCTCCAGCGCGTCATGGCCAAGCCCGAGGTCCGCTTCGTCGGCAACGTCGACTTCGGCACCGACGTCAAGCTCGAGGACCTGGCTGAGTTCTACGACGCCGTCATCTTCTCCACCGGCGCCATGGCCGACCGCGACATGCGCATCCCCGGCGAGGACCTCAAGCGCTCCTACGGTGCCGCCGACTTCGTCTCCTGGTACGACTCCCACCCCGACGTCCCCCAGACGTGGGACTTCGGCGACGGCACCCACACGGCCGTCATCGGCGTCGGCAACGTCGCCCTCGACGTCGCCCGCGTGCTCGCCAAGACCGGCGACGAGATGCTCGTGACCGACATCCCGGCCCAGGTCCACGCCGGCCTCAAGGCCAAGAAGATCACCGACGTCCACGTCTTCGCCCGCCGCGGCCCGGCGTACGCCAAGTTCTCCCCGATGGAGCTGCGCGAGCTCAACCACTCGCCCAACGTCGAGGTCATCGTGCACCCCGAGGGTTTCGAGGTCGACGACCACTCGATGGAGCACATCGCCAAGCACAAGACCCACAAGCTGGTCCTGGACATCCTGGCCAACTGGGTCGGCCGCGACATCGAGGGCAAGGACCACCGCATCCACCTCCACTTCATGGAGGCCCCCAGCGAGATCCTCGGCGAGAACGGCGAGGTCGTCGGCATCCGCACCGAGCGCACCGAGCTCGTCGGCGACGGCTCCGTGCGTGGCACCGGCGAATTCACCGACTGGCCCGTCCAGTCGGTCTACCGCGCCGTCGGCTACGCCTCCTCCCCGCTCCCGGGCCTGCCGTTCGACGAGAAGAACTTCGTCATTCCCAACGACGGCGGTCGCGTGATCGGCATCGACGGCGAGTTCGTCCCGAACACCTTCGTCACCGGCTGGGTCAAGCGTGGACCGGTCGGCCTCATCGGTCACACCAAGTCCGACGCCGCCGAGACCGTCGGCCACGTCCTGGAGACCACCACCGAGACCGCCACGGCTCGCTCCACCGAGGACGTCGACGCGTTCCTGCGCGAGCGCGGCGTCGACTTCATCACCCTGACCGACTGGGAGAAGATCGACGCCGCCGAGATCGCCCTGGGTGAGGCCCAGGACCGTCTGCGCGTCAAGCTCCCCACCCGCGAGGACATGATCGGCGCCGCTCGCGCCTGA
- a CDS encoding UPF0182 family protein, with translation MSDPFGNAQRGPRGPVGPSPETQRRSRRLVITAAVLVVLFVAFSAFAGFWTERLWFSSVEFSDVFTTLVVTRILLGLAFGVLAALVIGVSAWTAHRFRPFFRSLHPDQDPTERYRQTLAPIKGWALAGVAVIAGVLAAMSASGQWREFQMWRHAEKFGTTDPFFDRDAGFYVFQLPWFHFLVDFTMSLTVVALVVTILVHYVYGGISLAARGADKLSPAAQVQISILLGFFVLAKALDFYLDRFDLLSESGALITGMNYTDENAVLPAKNILAGIALICAVLFFLNVWRRTWVLPTVGVALLGLSTVLLGMLWPGIVQRFQVEPNKADKESEYISRNIEATRAAYDLEDIEVSRYQSAPDLGTALTDLEKGTSSVPLVDPKLVRKTFEQQQQVRAYYSVADVLDVDRYELDGEERALVLGVREINQAGLAASDQNWTNQATVYTHGTGMIAAYANQRPGDNKSQASVIQWAEGQEANQNALTELNGGEVESRIYFGENSPAYSVVGKGAGDKSVELDLPSGDEDQKANPTVTYDGKGGVPVGNILTKSLYALKFGEPNFILSKRVNENSKVLYDRDPRTMVEKVAPWLTVDSDPYPVVTEGRIQWVLDGYTVTDKYPLSQKASFEEMTKDSLQTNTGFQTLPTDEINYVRNSVKATVDAYDGTVTLYAWDDSDPVLKVWREVFPDTVKDKSEIPESLMSHLRYPEDLFKAQRYQFAKYHVTDPKDWYAGSNRWEVPEDPNSQGNLQPPYRLFTNPQGDEDPNAEQVWSLTSVFVPREKNNLSAFVSVNSDATSPDYGKIQVLELADERTNGPALVANEIASDEDVRDELFSFDQGGITPQYGNLLTLPVGDGLMYVQPLYAARNASESSYPILSFVLVSYGGKVGIAPTLRGAIADVLGVEDAASPTPTDPGTPGEEKPVGSVDDQIRAKLAEAEKAFTAADKAQRSGDTVTWATEIEKAKKSINDAVTLSDKAKAAAAAATKKAETKKAETKKAEEKKD, from the coding sequence GTGAGTGACCCCTTCGGCAACGCCCAGCGCGGCCCCCGCGGCCCGGTGGGCCCCTCGCCCGAGACGCAGCGCCGTTCGCGCCGTCTGGTGATCACGGCCGCCGTCCTGGTGGTCCTCTTCGTCGCGTTCAGCGCCTTCGCGGGCTTCTGGACCGAGCGCCTGTGGTTCTCCTCGGTGGAGTTCTCCGACGTGTTCACCACCCTGGTGGTGACCCGGATCCTGCTGGGCCTCGCCTTCGGCGTGCTCGCGGCGCTGGTGATCGGCGTCAGCGCGTGGACTGCCCACCGGTTCCGTCCGTTCTTCCGCTCGCTTCACCCTGACCAGGACCCCACCGAGCGCTACCGGCAGACGCTTGCGCCGATCAAGGGCTGGGCCCTGGCCGGTGTCGCGGTCATCGCAGGCGTGCTCGCCGCGATGAGCGCCTCGGGCCAGTGGCGTGAGTTCCAGATGTGGCGCCACGCGGAGAAGTTCGGCACCACCGACCCGTTCTTCGACCGTGACGCCGGGTTCTACGTCTTCCAGCTGCCGTGGTTCCACTTCCTGGTGGACTTCACGATGTCGCTGACCGTCGTCGCCCTCGTGGTGACGATCCTGGTCCACTACGTCTACGGCGGCATCAGCCTCGCCGCCCGTGGCGCGGACAAGCTGTCCCCGGCCGCGCAGGTCCAGATCTCGATCCTGCTGGGCTTCTTCGTCCTGGCCAAGGCGCTCGACTTCTACCTCGACCGCTTCGACCTCCTCAGCGAGTCCGGAGCGCTCATCACGGGCATGAACTACACCGACGAGAACGCGGTGCTCCCGGCCAAGAACATCCTGGCCGGCATCGCGCTGATCTGTGCGGTCCTGTTCTTCCTCAACGTGTGGCGTCGCACCTGGGTGCTGCCCACCGTCGGTGTCGCGCTGCTGGGTCTCTCCACCGTGCTGCTCGGCATGCTGTGGCCCGGCATCGTCCAGCGTTTCCAGGTCGAGCCCAACAAGGCCGACAAGGAGTCGGAGTACATCTCGCGCAACATCGAGGCGACCCGCGCGGCCTACGACCTCGAGGACATCGAGGTCAGCCGTTACCAGTCGGCCCCCGACCTGGGCACGGCACTGACCGACCTCGAGAAGGGCACCTCCTCGGTGCCGCTGGTGGACCCCAAGCTGGTGCGCAAGACCTTCGAGCAGCAGCAGCAGGTCCGTGCCTACTACTCGGTGGCCGACGTCCTCGACGTCGACCGCTACGAGCTGGACGGCGAGGAGCGTGCGCTCGTCCTCGGCGTCCGTGAGATCAACCAGGCCGGTCTGGCCGCCAGCGACCAGAACTGGACCAACCAGGCCACGGTTTACACCCACGGCACGGGCATGATCGCCGCCTACGCCAACCAGCGCCCGGGGGACAACAAGTCCCAGGCGTCGGTGATCCAGTGGGCCGAGGGTCAGGAGGCCAACCAGAACGCGCTCACCGAGCTCAACGGTGGTGAGGTCGAGTCCCGGATCTACTTCGGTGAGAACAGCCCCGCCTACTCGGTGGTCGGCAAGGGGGCGGGCGACAAGTCCGTCGAGCTCGACCTGCCCTCGGGCGACGAGGACCAGAAGGCCAACCCGACCGTCACCTACGACGGCAAGGGCGGCGTCCCGGTCGGCAACATCCTGACCAAGAGCCTCTACGCGCTGAAGTTCGGCGAGCCCAACTTCATCCTCTCCAAGCGTGTCAACGAGAACTCCAAGGTCCTCTACGACCGTGACCCCCGCACGATGGTGGAGAAGGTCGCCCCGTGGCTGACCGTCGACTCCGACCCGTACCCGGTGGTCACCGAGGGGCGCATCCAGTGGGTCCTGGACGGCTACACCGTCACCGACAAGTACCCGCTGAGCCAGAAGGCCTCCTTCGAGGAGATGACGAAGGACTCCCTGCAGACCAACACCGGTTTCCAGACCCTTCCCACCGACGAGATCAACTACGTCCGCAACTCGGTCAAGGCGACGGTCGACGCCTACGACGGCACCGTCACCCTCTACGCCTGGGACGACTCCGACCCGGTGCTGAAGGTGTGGCGCGAGGTCTTCCCCGACACCGTCAAGGACAAGTCTGAGATCCCCGAGTCGCTGATGAGCCACCTGCGCTACCCCGAGGACCTGTTCAAGGCGCAGCGCTACCAGTTCGCCAAGTACCACGTCACCGACCCGAAGGACTGGTACGCCGGTTCCAACCGCTGGGAGGTCCCCGAGGACCCGAACTCCCAGGGCAACCTGCAGCCGCCGTACCGACTCTTCACCAACCCCCAGGGTGACGAGGACCCGAACGCCGAGCAGGTCTGGAGCCTGACCTCGGTCTTCGTGCCGCGCGAGAAGAACAACCTCTCCGCGTTCGTGTCGGTCAACTCCGACGCGACGAGCCCGGACTACGGCAAGATCCAGGTGCTCGAGCTCGCCGACGAGCGGACCAACGGTCCGGCACTGGTGGCCAACGAGATCGCCTCGGACGAGGACGTCCGTGACGAGCTGTTCTCGTTCGACCAGGGTGGCATCACCCCGCAGTACGGCAACCTGCTGACGCTGCCGGTCGGGGACGGTCTGATGTACGTGCAGCCGCTCTACGCGGCCCGCAACGCCTCGGAGTCGTCGTACCCGATCCTCAGCTTCGTGCTGGTCTCCTACGGCGGCAAGGTCGGCATCGCTCCCACCCTGCGTGGCGCGATCGCTGACGTGCTCGGCGTCGAGGACGCGGCGTCCCCGACGCCCACCGACCCCGGTACGCCGGGCGAGGAGAAGCCGGTCGGGTCGGTCGACGACCAGATCCGCGCCAAGCTCGCCGAGGCGGAGAAGGCGTTCACCGCGGCCGACAAGGCTCAGCGTTCGGGCGACACCGTCACCTGGGCGACCGAGATCGAGAAGGCCAAGAAGTCGATCAACGACGCCGTGACCCTCTCGGACAAGGCCAAGGCTGCCGCCGCGGCCGCGACCAAGAAGGCCGAGACGAAGAAGGCCGAGACGAAGAAGGCCGAGGAGAAGAAGGACTGA
- a CDS encoding trimeric intracellular cation channel family protein produces the protein MTLDPVLLTLDLIGTFAFALNGALVAIRLANVDIIGVLTLGTVTAVGGGIVRDLMIGDTPPATFSDWRYLAVAALGSMVAFVLGSRLDRLTMPITVLDAAGLSLFAVTGAHKAVEFGLGPVQAIILGAVTGVGGGTIRDMMLRQVPTVLRQELYAIPALAAAALVVLVPSFGWGLFVPVTAALICFTWRMVAVVLDLHAPKPLRAPHHED, from the coding sequence GTGACTCTCGACCCTGTTCTTCTCACGCTCGACCTGATCGGCACCTTCGCGTTCGCCCTCAACGGGGCTCTGGTGGCGATCCGGCTGGCCAACGTCGACATCATCGGCGTCCTCACGCTGGGCACCGTCACCGCCGTGGGCGGCGGCATCGTGCGTGACCTGATGATCGGCGACACCCCACCGGCGACGTTCAGCGACTGGCGCTATCTCGCGGTGGCTGCGTTGGGCTCGATGGTCGCGTTCGTGCTGGGCAGCCGGCTCGACCGGCTCACGATGCCGATCACCGTCCTCGACGCCGCCGGCCTGAGCCTCTTCGCGGTGACCGGCGCGCACAAGGCGGTCGAGTTCGGACTCGGCCCGGTGCAGGCGATCATCCTGGGCGCGGTGACGGGCGTCGGCGGCGGAACGATCCGCGACATGATGCTGCGCCAGGTCCCCACCGTCCTGCGTCAGGAGCTGTACGCGATCCCGGCGCTCGCGGCGGCGGCGCTGGTGGTGCTGGTGCCGTCGTTCGGCTGGGGCCTCTTCGTCCCGGTCACCGCGGCGCTGATCTGCTTCACGTGGCGGATGGTGGCGGTCGTTCTCGACCTGCACGCGCCGAAGCCTCTGCGTGCGCCGCACCACGAGGACTGA
- a CDS encoding zinc-dependent metalloprotease: MNEMPGNSGPDDQNPFKGTPFEQFFSGAAGGAAGGFPGLPPGMDLNSLMAQVQKFMQPHDGPINWDNTLDIARHTAAQKPDPTPTNTQQNAVADAVRLADHWLDETTSFPSAVVTATAWSRAEWIVETADVWRKLVEPMAASASTGLAAALPEEMRAMAGPLIGMLSQASGAMVAQQVGSALGGLADEVWGATDVGIPLNASGKAALVVGNIEAFAAGLDVSSEDVLLYLALREAAHQRLFAHVPWLSEHLIGAVRDYATGIEIDTAGIEEKMRGLDMSDPAKMQEAFSGGLLNPEPSAKQRAALERLEVTLALVEGWVDEVVAQAATPRMPSAAKLQEAVRRRRASGGPAEQTFANLVGLELRPRRLRDASTLWGALRTRQGIEGRDGVWMHPDLLPTATDLDDPLGFREGSTTTEMSDEEFDAGLRDLLDGGPGDRPTEA; this comes from the coding sequence ATGAACGAGATGCCTGGCAACTCCGGTCCCGACGACCAGAACCCGTTCAAGGGAACGCCCTTCGAGCAGTTCTTCTCCGGCGCCGCGGGTGGCGCTGCGGGTGGATTCCCCGGCCTGCCGCCCGGGATGGACCTCAACTCCCTGATGGCACAGGTCCAGAAGTTCATGCAGCCCCACGACGGTCCGATCAACTGGGACAACACCCTCGACATCGCGCGTCACACCGCCGCCCAGAAGCCCGACCCGACGCCCACCAACACCCAGCAGAACGCCGTCGCCGACGCCGTGCGTCTGGCCGACCACTGGCTCGACGAGACCACCTCCTTCCCCTCCGCGGTCGTGACTGCGACCGCGTGGAGCCGTGCGGAGTGGATCGTCGAGACCGCCGACGTGTGGCGCAAGCTCGTCGAGCCGATGGCCGCCTCGGCCAGCACCGGCCTGGCCGCCGCACTCCCCGAGGAGATGCGCGCCATGGCCGGCCCCCTCATCGGAATGCTGTCGCAGGCCTCCGGCGCGATGGTCGCCCAGCAGGTCGGCTCCGCCCTCGGCGGTCTGGCCGACGAGGTGTGGGGCGCCACCGACGTCGGCATCCCGCTCAACGCCTCGGGCAAGGCAGCCCTGGTGGTCGGCAACATCGAGGCGTTCGCTGCCGGACTGGACGTCTCGTCCGAGGACGTCCTCCTCTACCTGGCTCTGCGCGAGGCCGCCCACCAGCGTCTCTTCGCGCACGTGCCGTGGCTCTCGGAGCACCTGATCGGCGCTGTGCGCGACTACGCCACCGGCATCGAGATCGACACCGCGGGCATCGAGGAGAAGATGCGCGGCCTCGACATGTCCGACCCGGCGAAGATGCAGGAGGCCTTCTCCGGCGGTCTCCTCAACCCCGAGCCGTCGGCGAAGCAGCGTGCTGCTCTCGAGCGTCTCGAGGTCACCCTCGCGCTCGTCGAGGGATGGGTGGACGAGGTCGTCGCCCAGGCCGCGACCCCGCGGATGCCGTCCGCGGCCAAGCTGCAGGAGGCCGTGCGTCGTCGTCGTGCCTCCGGCGGTCCGGCCGAGCAGACCTTCGCCAATCTCGTCGGCCTGGAACTGCGCCCGCGTCGTCTGCGTGACGCATCGACCCTGTGGGGCGCGCTGCGCACCCGTCAGGGCATTGAGGGTCGCGACGGCGTGTGGATGCACCCCGACCTGCTGCCGACCGCGACCGATCTCGACGACCCGCTCGGTTTCCGTGAGGGTTCCACGACCACCGAGATGAGCGACGAGGAGTTCGACGCCGGTCTGCGTGACCTCCTCGACGGTGGCCCCGGCGACCGCCCCACCGAGGCGTGA
- a CDS encoding PPA1309 family protein: MSSDATVPHPENDTELLEQTIKDPALASAVLEIESHVAQEGWEQPARLYALVDTLRFIEAEPRMAAAMGLDTNAVPGSLTAVEQEQYGPERQIEEVLAGIVWPETVDGCAVVLERLALPPEADAEMPEDPEERAAYARNHPQAQIVRMAAGATRAGNTYCALRLKAHDDDFAVVDGTEMVPELVELVLSTLHEGAPDGAGDQP; the protein is encoded by the coding sequence GTGAGCTCCGACGCCACCGTCCCCCATCCCGAGAACGACACCGAACTGCTCGAGCAGACGATCAAGGACCCCGCCCTGGCGTCCGCCGTCCTCGAGATCGAGTCCCACGTCGCCCAGGAGGGCTGGGAGCAGCCGGCCCGTCTCTACGCGCTGGTCGACACCCTGCGCTTCATCGAGGCCGAGCCGCGCATGGCCGCCGCGATGGGTCTGGACACCAACGCCGTGCCCGGCTCGCTGACCGCGGTCGAGCAGGAGCAGTACGGCCCCGAGCGTCAGATCGAGGAGGTCCTGGCCGGCATCGTGTGGCCCGAGACCGTCGACGGGTGTGCCGTCGTCCTCGAGCGCCTCGCGCTCCCGCCGGAGGCCGACGCCGAGATGCCCGAGGACCCCGAGGAGCGTGCGGCCTACGCCCGCAACCACCCGCAGGCCCAGATCGTCCGCATGGCAGCCGGCGCGACCCGCGCCGGCAACACCTACTGCGCGCTCCGACTCAAGGCCCACGACGACGACTTCGCGGTCGTCGACGGCACCGAGATGGTGCCCGAGCTCGTCGAGCTCGTCCTCTCCACCCTCCACGAGGGTGCTCCGGACGGCGCAGGTGACCAGCCGTGA